One Solanum pennellii chromosome 9, SPENNV200 DNA segment encodes these proteins:
- the LOC107030601 gene encoding uncharacterized protein LOC107030601: MGNCIVLQEKVVKVMKTDGKILEYKAPIKVHQIVSQFSNHVISNSHQVIENQHLQPNDELLGGQIYYLLPSLPKPKSAKKKVKFANDQVTKKVKFANDDQLVNDEKVKCANDHQVELLEANHDHHHHQKKEVIRVKIVISKKELQELLSSSEGGIIKVDDMIKSTTIVEESTITNGKGWKPILDIIPEILDH, translated from the coding sequence ATGGGTAATTGCATAGTTCTTCAAGAAAAAGTTGTAAAAGTGATGAAAACAGATGGAAAAATTCTTGAATACAAAGCTCCCATCAAAGTTCATCAAATAGTATCACAATTTTCTAACCATGTAATTTCTAACTCCCATCAAGTAATTGAAAATCAACATCTTCAACCAAATGATGAGTTGCTAGGTGGCcaaatttattatcttttgcCAAGCTTACCAAAGCCAAAATCAGCCAAAAAAAAGGTCAAGTTTGCAAATGATCAAGTGACAAAGAAGGTCAAGTTTGCAAATGATGATCAATTAGTAAATGATGAGAAGGTTAAGTGTGCAAATGATCATcaagttgaattattagaagctaatcatgatcatcatcatcaccaaaAGAAAGAGGTTATTAGGGTTAAAATTGTCATTTCAAAGAAAGAGTTGCAAGAATTGTTGAGTAGTAGTGAAGGTGGAATAATCAAAGTTGATGACATGATCAAGAGTACAACTATTGTTGAAGAAAGTACAATAACTAATGGTAAAGGATGGAAGCCTATTCTTGATATTATACCTGAAATACTTGATCACTAG